The Paenibacillus thermoaerophilus genome segment TACGTCTTCCGCGTCTCTTTGCCTTCCGCCTCGGTCACGATCTCCACCGTCATCTCCGGCGAATCCAGCGAGACGTCCGCCGACGGCTTCGCGAGCTGATCCGTCTCCAGGAACATCAGCTTCACGAAGGCGGAGTCGATATCGGCGCCCTTGACCGTTTTGCCGTTCACGGTCCAGTCGGATTCGTAGGTCGCTTTGGACGCGTCGTTTTTCGTGATTTCGTACATCGCGCCCTTCCATGTGTAGGTGATCGACTTCAGCTTGCTGTATTCCATGTCGATCACGTCTTTGTTCATGAAGTCAAGCTGCGTCTTCGACAACGTTTGCAGCTTGCTCTCATCCAAGCGGTACACGGCCGGCTGGTCCGACAGCTTCACATACCGGGCATTGGCCGTCGGCAGGATGTCCCCCACCGTGATCCGGCGCGTCGAACCGTCCGCAAGCTTCACCTCGTAGACGGCGTACGCGCCGTCGCCCAACCCGTATTTCGCCAGATCCTGAGGATT includes the following:
- a CDS encoding DUF4340 domain-containing protein; the protein is MSAARKLLPTIILVVLCVAGFLYAKSEDFFRKQEEQPDKLAAVSVGDVTGVSIRPKDGEELALEKRDGGWEMTKPSAIPVSASAVESWIGSYADLPFEKPVDENPQDLAKYGLGDGAYAVYEVKLADGSTRRITVGDILPTANARYVKLSDQPAVYRLDESKLQTLSKTQLDFMNKDVIDMEYSKLKSITYTWKGAMYEITKNDASKATYESDWTVNGKTVKGADIDSAFVKLMFLETDQLAKPSADVSLDSPEMTVEIVTEAEGKETRKTYVGKTDGDNVWLAEQGGKWAYAVPSSEADAVVEAIDKALNPPQPSPSPSPSAEPEATPSPSASPAG